One region of Catenuloplanes indicus genomic DNA includes:
- a CDS encoding polyadenylate-specific 3'-exoribonuclease AS has product MTYRYFYDCEFIEDGRTIDLVSIGVVDENGREFYAISTEFDGTRATPWVRRNVLDRLPSPGDPAWKSRERIRDELYEFLVQPIRGRTGEQLDLWAWFAAYDHVVLAQLWGAMPALPRAIPRFTKDLRQLWDDRGRPPLPDAEADRHDALVDARHNLARWRAMTKPGT; this is encoded by the coding sequence ATGACATACCGCTACTTCTATGACTGTGAATTCATCGAGGATGGTCGAACGATCGACCTGGTCTCGATCGGCGTGGTGGACGAGAACGGCCGGGAGTTCTACGCGATCTCCACGGAATTCGACGGTACGCGGGCCACGCCGTGGGTGCGCCGCAACGTCCTCGACCGCCTCCCCTCTCCGGGTGACCCCGCCTGGAAGTCACGCGAACGGATCCGCGACGAGCTCTACGAGTTCCTGGTCCAGCCGATCCGCGGCCGCACCGGCGAGCAGCTCGACCTGTGGGCCTGGTTCGCCGCGTACGACCACGTGGTCCTGGCCCAGCTCTGGGGCGCGATGCCGGCGCTGCCGCGAGCGATCCCGCGCTTCACCAAGGACCTGCGCCAGCTGTGGGACGACAGGGGCCGCCCACCGCTGCCCGACGCCGAGGCCGACCGCCACGACGCCCTGGTCGACGCGCGCCACAACCTTGCGCGGTGGAGAGCGATGACCAAGCCCGGAACGTGA
- a CDS encoding S9 family peptidase: MTAELGGATTLPGPVVPALAVPPPGGPAPMPPGWSPTTCDSWSPSPAPDGGRVVFVSDLSGAPRVWVRDTRTVGAGPTLLPTGDEPVARVTWSPDGAWIVYVSNPGGAPRAEAWAIRPDGSDNHQIAGFDGTTVLLGDWVPGSSRLAVTETGATACAMVLDVATGARHELCTGEMLYLLDVTADGSRALLRRGPRSARWLEVLDVATGKAEPLPLTGGNTDRGWFADGGATVLARTDANSDLATLVAVTGGEVVELARRPDAELEDFAVTQDRSAVALLWNRYGGVSELALLDLATREQRALPSPAGDVFEGCAFAGDGRLLALVVQSAIQPRTIWLLDPALGEGHALGDDPTAPATPVPGEPSWPVVIAPQLCDLRSGDGLAISGWLYRPDGDHDGPWPTVISLHGGPEWQWRPGHNPLFQALLARGLAVFAPNVRGSTGFGRSFVDADNRAGRYGAIADVAACVEYLVSSGIADPDRIGCIGRSYGGYLTLAALTTFPELFAAGVSECGMSDFASFYERTEPWIAAAAVSKYGHPEHDRELLRDLSPLHRMDRLRAPLLLVHGANDTNVPVYESEQVLEALRGRDDVPHDYLLLPGEGHDFLARTSRWTAIDATAQWLSTHLS, translated from the coding sequence ATGACCGCTGAGCTCGGGGGCGCGACCACGCTGCCCGGACCCGTCGTTCCCGCATTGGCAGTGCCGCCGCCCGGCGGTCCCGCGCCGATGCCGCCCGGCTGGTCCCCGACGACCTGTGACAGCTGGTCACCGAGCCCGGCGCCGGACGGCGGCCGGGTGGTGTTCGTCTCCGATCTCAGCGGTGCGCCGCGGGTCTGGGTGCGGGACACCCGGACCGTGGGCGCGGGCCCGACACTCCTGCCCACCGGCGACGAACCCGTCGCCCGGGTCACCTGGTCGCCGGACGGCGCGTGGATCGTCTACGTGTCGAACCCGGGCGGGGCGCCGCGCGCGGAAGCGTGGGCGATCCGCCCGGACGGCAGTGACAACCACCAGATCGCCGGATTCGACGGTACGACCGTGCTGCTCGGCGACTGGGTCCCCGGCTCGTCGCGGCTGGCCGTCACGGAGACCGGCGCCACCGCGTGCGCGATGGTGCTGGACGTGGCCACCGGCGCGCGGCACGAGCTGTGCACCGGCGAGATGCTCTACCTGCTGGACGTGACCGCGGACGGGTCCCGGGCGCTGCTGCGCCGTGGGCCGCGCAGTGCCCGCTGGCTGGAGGTGCTGGACGTCGCGACCGGCAAGGCCGAGCCGCTGCCGCTGACCGGCGGCAACACCGACCGCGGGTGGTTCGCGGACGGCGGCGCGACCGTGCTGGCCCGTACCGACGCGAACTCCGATCTGGCGACGCTGGTCGCGGTGACCGGCGGCGAGGTGGTCGAGCTGGCCCGGCGCCCGGACGCGGAACTGGAGGACTTCGCGGTCACCCAGGACCGGAGCGCGGTCGCGCTCCTCTGGAACCGGTACGGCGGCGTGAGCGAGCTGGCACTGCTGGACCTGGCCACCCGTGAGCAGCGGGCGCTGCCGTCTCCGGCCGGCGACGTCTTCGAGGGCTGCGCGTTCGCCGGGGACGGCCGGCTGCTGGCGCTGGTGGTGCAGAGCGCGATCCAGCCGCGGACGATCTGGCTGCTCGACCCGGCGCTCGGCGAGGGCCACGCGCTCGGCGACGACCCGACCGCACCGGCCACGCCGGTGCCGGGCGAGCCGAGCTGGCCGGTGGTGATCGCGCCGCAGCTGTGCGACCTGCGCTCCGGCGACGGGCTGGCGATCTCCGGGTGGCTCTACCGGCCGGACGGCGACCACGACGGGCCGTGGCCGACCGTGATCAGCCTGCACGGCGGGCCGGAGTGGCAGTGGCGGCCCGGCCACAACCCGCTGTTCCAGGCGCTGCTGGCGCGCGGGCTGGCCGTGTTCGCGCCGAACGTGCGCGGGTCGACCGGGTTCGGGCGCAGCTTCGTGGACGCGGACAACCGGGCCGGCCGGTACGGCGCGATCGCGGACGTCGCGGCCTGTGTGGAGTACCTGGTGAGCAGCGGGATCGCGGACCCGGACCGGATCGGGTGCATCGGCCGGTCGTACGGCGGCTATCTCACGCTGGCCGCGCTGACCACGTTCCCGGAGCTGTTCGCGGCCGGGGTGAGCGAGTGCGGGATGTCCGACTTCGCGTCGTTCTACGAGCGCACCGAGCCGTGGATCGCGGCCGCCGCGGTCAGCAAGTACGGGCACCCGGAGCACGACCGGGAACTGCTGCGCGACCTGTCGCCGCTGCACCGGATGGACCGGCTGCGCGCGCCGCTGCTGCTGGTGCACGGCGCGAACGACACGAACGTCCCGGTGTACGAGTCGGAGCAGGTGCTGGAGGCGCTGCGCGGGCGCGACGACGTGCCGCACGACTACCTGCTGCTGCCCGGTGAGGGCCACGACTTCCTGGCCCGCACGTCCCGGTGGACCGCGATCGACGCGACGGCCCAGTGGCTGTCGACGCACCTCTCATGA
- a CDS encoding carboxylate--amine ligase/circularly permuted type 2 ATP-grasp protein, whose product MVDTPQDATTLALPDPKPGSNALTLGVEEEFHVIDLETRELVPRAGELLDRLPSDSFTAELQRSVVETNTAVTGTLDDLREEIVRLRRLAVGVADAAGLGIAAAGTVPLLNGDDLDITPTARFRHMLDEYQMLAREQLICGAQVHVGIDDRDLAVAVAQRVQPVLPSLLALSASSPYWMGQDSGYASVRSLVWQRWPTAGDPGQVTSAADHDALVRELIATETISDPAMIYFDVRPSAHVPTVELRITDASSDVETVVLLAGLFRAVVRQEIDRVRAGTPYTPARPPVLRAALWRAARSGLEGDLIDLPRGPKPVPAAEALRRLTAGLRPYLEETGDWDQVTHLLERALRQSSAAARQRRAFTRRGRLADVVDLVLAETRGGEPVREASGPGARLADYASAADEMFPDTGPPAAYREIVGALDRLGAQELRQREQLRDEEQRARGVTFSVAGEASTRLFPFDLVPRLVAADEWATLRAGLTQRARALDAFLRDVYDERWVVKDGIIPAWVVDGSPGLKPTGALMRRQSTRVQVAGMDLVKDRQTGWHVLEDNLRVPSGIGYAIQNRRLTLSVLPELPLPDNLLPVDDTPAMLRRALVAAAPPAAGNDPSIVVLSRGPEDSAWFEHRLLALEMGVPAAVSTDLQVEDGAVFLVQHGRRQRVDVIYLRMDEDELLHAPGADGMPLGWPILSAVHTGRVAVANALGNGVGDDKAIYAYVPKFIEYYLSEKPLLADVPTYLGGVPEQCEEILGRLGELVVKPVDGYGGDRVVIGPYASDSELTALRRQITAAPHRWIAQEVVSLSTHPVFDGHRLTPRHVDLRAFVFLGDGAEVGSAALTRVAPEDSLIVNSSRGGGAKDTWLLG is encoded by the coding sequence ATGGTCGATACTCCGCAAGACGCCACGACGCTTGCCCTGCCGGACCCGAAACCGGGTTCGAACGCCCTCACGCTCGGGGTCGAGGAGGAGTTCCACGTCATCGACCTGGAGACGCGGGAGTTGGTGCCACGTGCCGGTGAACTGCTGGACCGGCTGCCGTCCGACTCCTTCACGGCCGAGCTGCAGCGCTCCGTGGTGGAGACGAACACCGCGGTCACCGGTACGCTCGACGACCTCCGCGAGGAGATCGTCCGGTTGCGCCGGCTCGCGGTCGGCGTGGCGGACGCGGCCGGCCTGGGCATCGCCGCGGCCGGCACCGTACCGCTGCTGAACGGCGACGACCTGGACATCACGCCCACCGCGCGTTTCCGGCACATGCTCGACGAGTACCAGATGCTCGCCCGCGAGCAACTGATCTGCGGCGCCCAGGTGCACGTCGGCATCGACGACCGCGACCTGGCCGTGGCCGTGGCGCAGCGGGTCCAGCCGGTGCTGCCGTCGCTGCTCGCGCTCTCCGCCAGCTCGCCGTACTGGATGGGTCAGGACAGCGGGTACGCGAGCGTGCGCTCGCTGGTCTGGCAGCGCTGGCCCACGGCCGGCGACCCCGGGCAGGTGACCAGCGCGGCCGACCACGACGCGCTGGTCCGCGAGCTGATCGCGACCGAGACGATCAGCGACCCGGCGATGATCTACTTCGACGTACGGCCGTCCGCGCACGTGCCCACGGTCGAGCTGCGGATCACCGACGCCAGCTCGGACGTGGAGACCGTGGTGCTGCTGGCCGGCCTGTTCCGGGCCGTGGTCCGGCAGGAGATCGACCGGGTGCGCGCGGGTACGCCGTACACGCCGGCCCGGCCGCCGGTGCTGCGCGCCGCGCTCTGGCGGGCCGCGCGCTCCGGCCTGGAGGGCGACCTGATCGACCTGCCGCGCGGACCGAAGCCGGTGCCCGCGGCCGAGGCGCTACGCCGGCTGACCGCCGGTCTGCGGCCCTACCTGGAGGAGACCGGCGACTGGGACCAGGTCACCCATCTGCTGGAGCGCGCGCTGCGGCAGAGCAGCGCGGCGGCCCGGCAGCGGCGCGCGTTCACCCGTCGCGGACGGCTGGCGGACGTGGTCGATCTGGTCCTGGCGGAGACGCGCGGCGGCGAGCCGGTACGCGAGGCCAGCGGCCCGGGCGCCCGGCTGGCCGACTACGCCAGCGCGGCCGACGAGATGTTCCCGGACACCGGGCCGCCCGCGGCGTACCGCGAGATCGTCGGCGCGCTGGACCGGCTCGGCGCGCAGGAGCTGCGGCAGCGCGAACAGCTGCGGGACGAGGAGCAGCGGGCGCGCGGCGTGACGTTCAGCGTGGCCGGTGAGGCCAGCACCCGGCTGTTCCCGTTCGACCTGGTGCCACGGCTGGTCGCCGCGGACGAGTGGGCGACGCTGCGCGCCGGGCTCACCCAGCGCGCCCGCGCGCTGGACGCGTTCCTGCGCGACGTCTACGACGAGCGGTGGGTGGTCAAGGACGGCATCATCCCGGCCTGGGTGGTGGACGGCTCCCCCGGCCTGAAGCCGACCGGCGCGCTGATGCGGCGGCAGTCCACCCGCGTCCAGGTGGCCGGCATGGACCTGGTCAAGGACCGGCAGACCGGCTGGCACGTGCTGGAGGACAACCTGCGGGTGCCGTCCGGCATCGGGTACGCGATCCAGAACCGCCGCCTGACCCTCTCCGTGCTGCCGGAGCTGCCGCTGCCGGACAACCTGCTGCCGGTCGACGACACACCGGCCATGCTGCGCCGCGCGCTGGTCGCGGCCGCGCCACCGGCCGCGGGCAACGACCCGTCGATCGTGGTGCTGAGCCGGGGCCCGGAGGATTCGGCCTGGTTCGAGCACCGGCTGCTGGCGCTGGAGATGGGCGTGCCCGCCGCGGTCAGCACGGACCTCCAGGTCGAGGACGGCGCGGTGTTCCTGGTCCAGCACGGCCGGCGGCAGCGGGTGGACGTGATCTACCTGCGGATGGACGAGGACGAGCTGTTGCACGCGCCCGGCGCGGACGGCATGCCGCTGGGCTGGCCGATCCTCTCCGCGGTGCACACCGGCCGGGTGGCGGTGGCGAACGCGCTGGGCAACGGCGTCGGCGACGACAAGGCGATCTACGCATACGTGCCGAAGTTCATCGAGTATTACCTGAGCGAGAAGCCGCTGCTCGCGGACGTGCCCACCTACCTGGGCGGCGTGCCGGAGCAGTGCGAGGAGATCCTCGGCCGGCTCGGCGAGCTGGTGGTCAAGCCGGTCGACGGATACGGCGGCGACCGCGTCGTGATCGGTCCGTACGCGTCGGACAGCGAGCTCACCGCGCTGCGCCGGCAGATCACGGCCGCGCCGCACCGGTGGATCGCGCAGGAGGTGGTCTCGCTCTCCACGCACCCGGTCTTCGACGGTCACCGGCTCACACCGCGCCACGTGGACCTGCGCGCGTTCGTCTTCCTCGGCGACGGCGCCGAGGTGGGCTCGGCCGCGCTGACCCGGGTGGCGCCGGAGGACAGCCTGATCGTCAACTCGTCCCGCGGCGGCGGCGCGAAGGACACCTGGCTGCTCGGATAA
- a CDS encoding N-acetylglutaminylglutamine amidotransferase, which translates to MCGIGGEFRYDGTAPDPEAVRRMLPCLESRGPDGAGLWAEGPAALGHRRLAIIDLSDEGAQPMVDDELGLAMVFNGCVYNYRQLRTELQQAGYTFRSTSDTEVIMKAYHRWGVRCVERFYGMFAFAIVERETGTLVLGRDRLGIKPLYYAETARGLRFASTLPALLAAGGVDTELDPVALHHYMTFHSVVPAPMTILRGVRKLPPATVRVITSDGRRTDTVYWEPVHARTSIMTPDEWQDALMSRLRTAVERRMVADVPVGVLLSGGLDSSLIVALLAEQGQTGLTTFSIGFESAGGESGDEFFYSDLMARRFGTTHHKIKIGADRFQPAVHDTIAAMSEPMVSHDCVAFFLLSQEVAKHIKVVQSGQGADEILAGYDWYPPLAGVPRGQAAEAYARVFFDRRHTELMEQLSPEWALGADASLEFVRSHFARPGAETALDAALRQDSTVMLVDDPVKRVDNMTMAWGLEARVPFLDHEVVELAAAMPGELKLADGGKGILKAAARGVVPDEVIDRPKGYFPVPAIRHLSGPLLDDVRDALSAPAARQRGLFRKEYVTELLDAPNETRTTLGSNALWQLGLLELWLQRIGV; encoded by the coding sequence ATGTGCGGAATAGGTGGCGAGTTCAGATACGACGGCACCGCGCCGGACCCCGAGGCGGTCCGGCGCATGCTGCCGTGCCTGGAGTCCCGGGGCCCGGACGGGGCGGGCCTCTGGGCCGAGGGCCCCGCCGCGCTCGGCCACCGCCGCCTCGCCATCATCGACCTGTCCGACGAGGGCGCGCAGCCGATGGTCGACGACGAGCTCGGCCTGGCCATGGTGTTCAACGGCTGCGTCTACAACTACCGGCAGCTGCGCACCGAGCTGCAGCAGGCCGGCTACACGTTCCGCTCCACCTCGGACACCGAGGTGATCATGAAGGCGTACCACCGGTGGGGTGTGCGCTGCGTCGAGCGCTTCTACGGCATGTTCGCGTTCGCGATCGTCGAGCGGGAGACCGGCACGCTGGTGCTCGGCCGCGACCGGCTCGGCATCAAGCCGCTCTACTACGCGGAGACCGCGCGCGGCCTGCGGTTCGCCTCCACGCTTCCGGCGCTGCTCGCGGCCGGTGGCGTGGACACCGAGCTGGACCCGGTGGCGCTGCACCACTACATGACGTTCCACTCGGTGGTGCCGGCGCCGATGACCATCCTGCGCGGCGTCCGGAAGCTGCCGCCGGCCACGGTCCGGGTGATCACCTCGGACGGGCGGCGCACGGACACGGTCTACTGGGAGCCGGTGCACGCCCGGACCTCGATCATGACGCCGGACGAGTGGCAGGACGCGCTGATGTCACGCCTGCGCACCGCGGTCGAGCGCCGGATGGTCGCGGACGTGCCGGTCGGCGTGCTGCTCTCCGGCGGCCTCGACTCCAGCCTGATCGTCGCGCTGCTGGCCGAGCAGGGCCAGACCGGGCTGACCACGTTCAGCATCGGCTTCGAATCGGCCGGCGGCGAGAGCGGCGACGAGTTCTTCTACTCCGACCTGATGGCACGCCGGTTCGGCACCACGCACCACAAGATCAAGATAGGTGCGGACCGGTTCCAGCCCGCGGTCCACGACACCATCGCGGCCATGAGCGAGCCGATGGTCAGCCACGACTGCGTCGCGTTCTTCCTGCTCAGCCAGGAGGTCGCGAAGCACATCAAGGTGGTCCAGTCCGGGCAGGGCGCGGACGAGATCCTGGCCGGCTACGACTGGTACCCGCCGCTCGCCGGCGTGCCCCGGGGGCAGGCCGCCGAGGCGTACGCGCGGGTGTTCTTCGACCGGCGGCACACCGAGCTGATGGAACAGCTGTCCCCCGAATGGGCGCTGGGTGCGGACGCCAGCCTGGAGTTCGTACGGTCGCACTTCGCCCGGCCCGGCGCGGAGACCGCGCTGGACGCGGCGTTGCGCCAGGACAGCACGGTCATGCTGGTGGACGATCCGGTCAAACGGGTCGACAACATGACTATGGCGTGGGGGCTGGAGGCCCGCGTACCCTTCCTGGATCACGAGGTGGTCGAACTCGCGGCGGCCATGCCGGGAGAGCTCAAGCTGGCCGACGGCGGCAAGGGCATCCTGAAGGCCGCTGCCCGGGGCGTGGTCCCGGACGAGGTGATCGACCGGCCGAAGGGTTATTTCCCGGTGCCGGCGATCCGCCACCTCTCGGGCCCCCTGCTCGACGACGTGCGGGACGCCCTCTCCGCGCCGGCCGCGCGCCAGCGGGGACTCTTCCGCAAGGAATACGTGACCGAGCTGCTCGACGCGCCGAACGAGACGCGCACGACGCTCGGCTCGAACGCGCTGTGGCAACTGGGATTGCTGGAGCTATGGCTCCAGCGGATCGGGGTGTAG
- a CDS encoding phosphotransferase enzyme family protein, with protein sequence MRAICRGAHASRWEVTAGGERFTLTRAPAHARAALEAGLGALDRLAEWGIGTGPAERTVHGGLTSENAITVLALARRAEGRPLHPADPVDARWWGGLLGAAHRALDGFDHPGLQHHPAGWHGLDPGAPHLPPATRDAVARAVAAVTRLCVTDRLTYGVLHRDPSAPLFLIDPATGRTGVLGWGPAGTGPLVYDLAAAVLSADGPEARAELIDAYARAGPVHRDEIEIALPVLIELRRAVLAARRPVIRAS encoded by the coding sequence ATGCGCGCGATCTGCCGCGGTGCGCACGCGAGCCGCTGGGAGGTGACCGCCGGGGGAGAACGGTTCACGCTGACCCGCGCACCGGCGCACGCCCGCGCCGCGCTGGAGGCCGGTCTGGGCGCACTGGACCGGCTGGCCGAGTGGGGGATCGGCACCGGGCCGGCCGAGCGCACCGTGCACGGCGGGCTGACCAGCGAGAACGCGATCACCGTGCTGGCGTTGGCCCGCCGCGCCGAGGGCCGGCCGCTGCACCCGGCCGATCCGGTCGACGCTCGCTGGTGGGGCGGCCTGCTCGGCGCCGCGCACCGGGCGCTGGACGGCTTCGACCACCCCGGCCTGCAACACCACCCGGCCGGCTGGCACGGGCTGGACCCGGGCGCGCCGCACCTGCCACCGGCAACCCGGGACGCGGTGGCCCGCGCGGTCGCGGCCGTCACCCGTCTGTGTGTCACCGACCGGCTGACCTACGGCGTGCTGCACCGGGACCCGTCCGCGCCGCTGTTCCTGATCGACCCGGCGACCGGCCGGACCGGCGTGCTCGGTTGGGGCCCGGCCGGCACCGGCCCGCTCGTCTACGACCTGGCCGCCGCGGTCCTCTCCGCGGACGGCCCGGAGGCCAGGGCCGAGCTGATCGATGCGTACGCGCGAGCCGGCCCGGTGCACCGCGACGAGATCGAGATCGCGCTGCCGGTGCTGATCGAGCTGCGCCGGGCCGTGCTGGCCGCCCGGCGCCCGGTCATCCGCGCCTCATGA
- a CDS encoding Crp/Fnr family transcriptional regulator — MEVRLPDPGDALTGVEMFAGLEQEVRQRVIAAAVPRTYRKGQILFVENDPGESLIVLKRGAVAVFRTAPTGERAVLTVVRPPDVLGELSLLDGSGRSASAEAIEDCTALALSRAAFMELVHSNPRILDAVMRALGALIRRLTEQNADHVFLDLPGRVAKTLVRLAGESQAPMITIELNQSQLAEMAGGSRQSVNQAIGSFASRGWLRTEGRRIVVTDVAALRRRAGMVDK, encoded by the coding sequence GTGGAGGTTCGCCTGCCGGATCCCGGCGATGCGCTCACGGGCGTCGAGATGTTCGCCGGCCTGGAGCAGGAGGTACGACAGCGGGTGATCGCCGCGGCGGTCCCACGCACGTACCGTAAGGGTCAGATTCTGTTCGTGGAGAACGACCCCGGAGAGTCACTCATAGTGCTCAAGCGGGGCGCCGTCGCGGTCTTCCGGACCGCACCGACCGGCGAGCGGGCCGTGCTGACCGTGGTGCGGCCGCCCGACGTGCTCGGCGAGCTGTCGCTGCTGGACGGCTCGGGGCGTTCCGCCTCCGCGGAGGCGATCGAGGACTGCACCGCACTGGCGCTGTCCCGGGCCGCGTTCATGGAGCTGGTGCATTCCAATCCACGAATTCTGGACGCGGTGATGCGGGCGCTGGGGGCGTTGATCCGCCGGCTCACCGAGCAGAACGCGGATCACGTCTTCCTCGACCTGCCCGGGCGGGTGGCGAAGACGCTGGTCCGGCTGGCCGGTGAGAGCCAGGCACCGATGATCACGATCGAGCTCAACCAGAGCCAGCTGGCCGAGATGGCCGGCGGGTCGCGGCAGAGCGTGAACCAGGCGATCGGGTCCTTCGCCAGCCGGGGGTGGCTGCGCACCGAGGGGCGCCGGATCGTGGTGACCGACGTGGCCGCGCTGCGCCGCCGCGCCGGGATGGTCGACAAGTAA